The following are encoded together in the Pectobacterium punjabense genome:
- a CDS encoding pyridoxal phosphate-dependent aminotransferase yields MSAALIPDSKLPSLGTTIFTQMSALAQQHQAINLSQGFPDFDGPDYLQQRLAYHVSQGANQYAPMTGVAPLRQAIAEKTEELYGWRPDADSEVTVTAGATEALFAAIAALVRPGDEVICFDPSYDSYAPAVTLAGGVLKRIALQPPAFRVDWSHFANLLSDRTRLVILNTPHNPSATVWQKADFEQLWQAIAARNIFVLSDEVYEHICFDSEGHASVLAHPSLRQRAIAVSSFGKTFHMTGWKVGYCVAPAALSAEVRKVHQYLTFSVNTPAQFAIADMLREQPQHWRELPDFYRARRDRFIKALAGSRFEILPCEGTYFLLADYRAISDLDDVSFCRWLTEHVGVAAIPLSVFCADPFPHTLIRLCFAKQEATLDAAAERLCRL; encoded by the coding sequence ATGAGCGCCGCTCTGATCCCCGACAGTAAACTGCCTTCGCTGGGCACCACCATTTTTACCCAGATGAGTGCGCTGGCCCAACAGCATCAGGCCATCAATCTATCACAAGGTTTCCCTGATTTTGACGGCCCGGACTATTTACAACAGCGGCTGGCGTATCACGTCAGTCAGGGCGCCAACCAATATGCGCCAATGACCGGCGTCGCGCCGCTGCGTCAGGCCATTGCTGAAAAAACGGAAGAACTGTACGGCTGGCGGCCGGATGCCGATAGCGAAGTGACCGTCACGGCGGGTGCGACTGAAGCGCTGTTTGCCGCCATTGCCGCGCTGGTACGTCCCGGCGACGAAGTGATTTGTTTCGATCCCAGCTATGACAGCTATGCGCCTGCCGTTACGCTGGCCGGCGGCGTACTCAAACGCATCGCCTTGCAGCCGCCCGCGTTTCGCGTCGACTGGTCGCACTTTGCCAATTTGCTGAGCGATCGAACCCGGCTGGTCATTCTGAATACGCCGCATAATCCGTCTGCCACCGTCTGGCAGAAGGCGGATTTCGAGCAACTGTGGCAGGCGATTGCCGCACGTAACATCTTCGTGTTGAGTGATGAAGTCTACGAGCATATCTGCTTTGATAGTGAAGGACACGCCAGCGTGCTGGCACATCCGTCGCTGCGCCAACGCGCTATCGCCGTTTCATCATTTGGCAAAACGTTCCACATGACCGGCTGGAAAGTCGGTTATTGCGTTGCGCCAGCGGCGCTGAGTGCTGAAGTCCGTAAGGTGCACCAGTATCTGACGTTCTCCGTGAATACGCCCGCCCAGTTTGCCATTGCCGATATGCTGCGTGAACAGCCGCAACACTGGCGTGAACTGCCCGATTTTTACCGTGCACGCCGCGATCGCTTTATCAAAGCGCTGGCAGGGAGTCGTTTCGAGATTCTGCCCTGTGAAGGCACCTATTTCTTGCTGGCGGACTATCGGGCGATTTCCGATCTGGACGATGTCAGCTTCTGCCGCTGGCTGACCGAACACGTTGGCGTCGCCGCCATTCCGCTGTCCGTCTTTTGCGCCGATCCGTTCCCACACACGTTGATTCGACTATGCTTTGCTAAACAGGAAGCAACGTTAGATGCCGCTGCGGAGCGTTTATGTCGACTTTAA
- the mtnC gene encoding acireductone synthase, translating into MINAIVTDIEGTTSDIRFVHRVLFPYARERLADTVRQHGSDPEIAQALNALRQELGQPDADSDVLIAALHQFMDEDRKSTALKQLQGIIWRAGYRNGDFQGHLYPEVAEQLAAWQQQGLRLYVYSSGSVEAQQLLFGYSNAGDLRALFSDYFDTRVGAKRETNSYRTIAQAIGLPAEQLLFLSDIRQELDAAQEAGWHTCQLIRDDADSVSRHRQVARFDQIDLPEYAQ; encoded by the coding sequence ATGATTAATGCGATTGTGACGGATATTGAAGGGACTACCAGCGACATCCGTTTTGTCCATCGTGTGCTGTTTCCTTATGCCCGCGAGCGGCTGGCCGACACGGTGCGGCAACACGGTAGCGATCCTGAGATCGCACAGGCACTGAACGCCTTGCGTCAGGAACTGGGTCAACCCGATGCGGATAGCGACGTGCTGATTGCCGCGTTGCACCAGTTTATGGATGAAGATCGTAAATCTACCGCGCTGAAGCAGCTACAAGGCATTATCTGGCGCGCGGGTTATCGTAATGGTGATTTTCAGGGGCACCTGTACCCTGAAGTGGCAGAGCAGCTCGCTGCGTGGCAGCAGCAAGGTCTTCGTCTGTATGTTTACTCGTCAGGCTCGGTGGAAGCGCAGCAACTACTGTTCGGTTACAGCAACGCGGGTGACCTGCGAGCGCTGTTTAGCGACTATTTCGATACTCGCGTCGGCGCGAAGCGAGAGACGAATTCTTATCGCACCATTGCGCAAGCCATCGGACTGCCTGCTGAGCAACTGTTGTTCCTGTCGGACATTCGTCAGGAGCTGGATGCCGCACAGGAAGCCGGCTGGCATACCTGCCAGCTTATTCGCGATGATGCGGATAGCGTAAGCCGCCACCGTCAGGTGGCACGTTTTGACCAGATCGACTTACCGGAGTACGCCCAATGA
- a CDS encoding ribonuclease domain-containing protein, whose product MPIFKRSVLINTVDSKPTTMNAKRVTWGLCLIAASALLSANTYAAKIPDCGKNAPSKTLPTPQNSEYDAYRNAKISAVDKNANNKIFNNNEKILPAAGKNEVYYEYYLGYDGTGGAGSHRAVLLVSIPTGKHKVLQSYYTQDHYKTFCSLP is encoded by the coding sequence ATGCCAATTTTTAAACGTTCAGTCTTGATTAACACTGTAGATTCCAAGCCGACAACCATGAACGCTAAACGTGTAACATGGGGACTATGCCTTATTGCTGCAAGTGCTTTGCTTTCGGCCAATACATACGCAGCGAAAATTCCCGATTGCGGTAAAAATGCGCCGAGCAAGACCCTGCCTACTCCACAAAATAGTGAATATGACGCTTACCGGAACGCGAAGATTAGTGCGGTAGATAAGAATGCAAATAATAAAATATTTAATAATAATGAAAAAATTCTTCCCGCGGCTGGAAAAAACGAAGTTTACTATGAATATTATTTAGGTTATGACGGTACTGGCGGGGCAGGTTCGCATCGTGCAGTACTGCTTGTGAGTATTCCAACAGGGAAACACAAAGTCTTGCAAAGTTATTATACGCAGGATCACTATAAAACGTTCTGCTCACTTCCATAA
- a CDS encoding methylthioribulose 1-phosphate dehydratase, translating to MTENQQLTALLAACHWIGEKGWCPATGGNMSVRLDDAQCLITESGKDKGSLQAEDFLLVEIATNHVPSGRTPSAETGLHTLLYRREPTIGAVLHTHSVNATVLSRVEKGAELVLHGYEMQKSLAGQTTHLDRVAIPIFDNDQDIPALAQRVTEYASHTPLRYGFLVRGHGLYCWGATVKEARRHLEGLEFLFQCELQRRLLEAKA from the coding sequence ATGACTGAAAATCAACAATTGACGGCGCTGCTTGCAGCCTGCCACTGGATCGGCGAAAAAGGCTGGTGTCCGGCGACGGGCGGCAATATGTCCGTACGCCTTGATGACGCGCAGTGCCTGATTACCGAATCGGGTAAAGATAAAGGCAGCCTTCAGGCAGAGGATTTCCTGCTGGTGGAGATTGCCACAAACCATGTGCCGAGCGGCCGTACGCCGTCGGCAGAAACCGGGCTACACACGCTGCTCTACCGCCGCGAGCCGACTATCGGTGCGGTGCTGCACACGCACTCGGTGAATGCCACGGTACTGTCTCGGGTAGAGAAGGGCGCTGAGCTGGTACTGCACGGCTACGAAATGCAAAAATCGCTGGCGGGGCAAACTACCCATTTGGATCGTGTGGCGATCCCGATTTTCGATAACGATCAGGATATTCCGGCGCTGGCGCAGCGGGTAACCGAGTACGCCAGCCACACGCCGCTCCGCTACGGCTTTCTGGTGCGCGGCCACGGCCTTTACTGTTGGGGTGCGACGGTGAAAGAAGCGCGTCGCCATCTTGAAGGATTAGAGTTCCTGTTTCAGTGTGAGTTGCAGCGCCGACTGTTGGAGGCGAAAGCATGA
- a CDS encoding 1,2-dihydroxy-3-keto-5-methylthiopentene dioxygenase produces the protein MSGLTIFSDSDASQPIWQSQDAEAIQKQLNDIGVRFERWEASQKLSDAPSSEEVLSAYQHEIDKLVAEKGYQSWDVISMRSDNPQRAELRTKFLSEHVHHEDEVRFFVEGAGLFCLHLNGKIYQILCEKNDLLSVPAGTAHWFDMGPEPHFTAIRLFDNPEGWIAHFTGDKIADAYPKLGR, from the coding sequence ATGAGTGGATTAACCATTTTTAGCGACAGCGATGCAAGCCAGCCGATTTGGCAAAGTCAGGATGCCGAGGCGATTCAGAAACAGCTGAACGACATCGGCGTGCGTTTTGAGCGCTGGGAAGCCAGCCAGAAGCTGAGCGACGCGCCGTCGTCTGAGGAAGTGCTGTCTGCTTATCAGCATGAAATCGATAAGCTGGTGGCAGAAAAAGGTTATCAGAGCTGGGATGTTATCAGCATGCGTTCGGACAATCCGCAGCGCGCGGAGCTACGCACCAAGTTTTTATCCGAGCATGTTCACCATGAAGATGAAGTGCGCTTTTTTGTCGAGGGCGCGGGGCTGTTCTGTCTGCATCTGAACGGCAAGATTTACCAGATTTTGTGTGAGAAGAACGATCTGCTCTCTGTACCGGCTGGCACGGCACACTGGTTTGATATGGGGCCGGAACCGCACTTCACCGCTATCCGTCTGTTCGATAATCCAGAAGGCTGGATCGCCCATTTTACCGGCGATAAGATCGCGGATGCCTATCCGAAGCTGGGGCGTTAA
- the mtnA gene encoding S-methyl-5-thioribose-1-phosphate isomerase has product MQTLNTTSLKIVDNQLWILDQQALPQEKRWSPCPDVASLVEHIQTLRVRGAPLIGLSASLLLALLAEKGLSQAELALALETLRASRPTAVNLMNNLDRMKLALAQPQFVAALVQEALRLVEEDRALCERIADHGAALVKPNSRLLTHCNTGGLATAGIGTAIGVLLRAHQQGKVTQVWVDETRPLLQGGRLTTWELGELGIPYHLICDSMAASLMAQGQVDAIWVGADRIAANGDVANKIGTYSLAVLAHYHQIPFYVAAPHTTHDPACLDGRAIPIEQRAAAEVTGVSGSFGHCQWAPQNAAVYNPAFDVTPAALISGWVLDTGIITPQDVKEGIFQNTLK; this is encoded by the coding sequence ATGCAGACACTTAACACAACGAGCCTGAAAATCGTTGATAACCAATTGTGGATACTTGACCAGCAGGCGCTACCGCAAGAGAAACGCTGGAGCCCTTGCCCGGATGTCGCATCACTGGTTGAGCATATCCAGACGCTACGAGTACGCGGCGCGCCACTCATCGGCCTGTCAGCCAGCCTGCTGCTCGCGCTGCTGGCAGAGAAAGGATTATCACAGGCTGAACTGGCACTGGCGCTGGAGACGCTGCGGGCATCGCGTCCTACCGCCGTCAACCTGATGAACAATTTGGATCGCATGAAACTGGCGCTGGCACAGCCACAGTTTGTCGCAGCGCTGGTGCAGGAAGCCCTACGCTTAGTAGAGGAAGATCGTGCGCTATGTGAACGCATCGCCGATCATGGCGCGGCGTTAGTGAAGCCAAATAGCCGCTTGCTAACCCACTGCAATACCGGCGGGCTGGCAACCGCAGGCATCGGCACCGCCATCGGCGTACTGCTGCGTGCACACCAGCAGGGGAAGGTCACGCAGGTGTGGGTCGATGAGACCCGCCCGCTATTACAGGGCGGACGCCTCACAACCTGGGAGCTAGGCGAGCTGGGTATTCCCTATCATCTGATTTGTGATTCGATGGCCGCCAGCCTGATGGCACAGGGTCAGGTCGATGCAATTTGGGTCGGTGCCGACCGTATCGCGGCCAACGGCGATGTCGCCAATAAGATCGGCACCTACAGTCTGGCAGTGCTCGCGCACTATCACCAGATTCCGTTTTACGTCGCGGCACCGCACACCACGCACGATCCGGCATGCCTAGATGGTCGGGCAATTCCTATCGAACAACGCGCCGCAGCAGAGGTTACCGGAGTTTCCGGCAGCTTCGGCCATTGCCAGTGGGCACCGCAGAACGCTGCCGTCTACAACCCGGCGTTTGATGTCACCCCTGCCGCACTAATCAGCGGCTGGGTACTCGACACTGGCATAATCACCCCACAGGACGTTAAAGAAGGGATATTTCAGAACACACTGAAATAG
- a CDS encoding amidohydrolase: protein MSTLKISLLQQPLVWRDGEANLRHFDTLLAEMNGRDLIVLPEMFTTGFAMEAAKGSLEQSAVEAWLHQWAKKTNALIGGSVAVNTPKGAVNRFLLVDPHGEVYHYDKRHLFRMADEHHHYQAGTERTTLEWRGWRICPMICYDLRFPVWSRNRQDYDLALYVANWPAPRAAHWQTLLAARAIENQAYVAGCNRVGTDGNGHSYRGDSLIINAQGEILASAAPNQPARLDAELSLEALQSYRESFPAWRDADRFTL from the coding sequence ATGTCGACTTTAAAGATTTCATTACTGCAACAGCCGCTGGTCTGGCGCGATGGGGAAGCCAATCTGCGCCACTTCGATACCTTGTTGGCGGAAATGAACGGACGCGATCTGATTGTCCTGCCGGAGATGTTCACCACCGGCTTTGCGATGGAAGCCGCCAAAGGCAGCCTGGAACAATCAGCCGTCGAGGCGTGGCTGCATCAATGGGCGAAAAAGACCAATGCGCTAATCGGCGGCAGCGTCGCGGTAAATACGCCAAAAGGCGCGGTGAACCGCTTCCTGTTAGTCGATCCACACGGCGAGGTGTATCACTACGATAAACGCCACCTGTTCCGCATGGCGGATGAGCACCACCACTATCAGGCTGGAACAGAGCGAACGACTCTTGAGTGGCGCGGCTGGCGCATCTGCCCGATGATCTGCTATGACCTGCGTTTCCCGGTATGGTCGCGCAATCGACAGGATTACGATCTGGCGCTATATGTCGCCAACTGGCCAGCACCACGAGCCGCACACTGGCAAACGCTGCTGGCGGCGCGCGCCATTGAGAATCAGGCCTACGTGGCAGGCTGCAACCGCGTCGGCACCGACGGCAACGGCCACAGCTACCGCGGCGATAGCCTGATTATTAATGCTCAAGGGGAAATTCTGGCCTCTGCCGCTCCCAACCAGCCCGCCCGACTGGACGCCGAGCTATCGCTGGAAGCGCTGCAAAGCTACCGGGAATCCTTCCCCGCCTGGCGCGACGCCGATCGGTTTACGCTGTAA